In Allomuricauda ruestringensis DSM 13258, the following proteins share a genomic window:
- a CDS encoding TrmH family RNA methyltransferase, translating into MVTKNQIKLVVSLKQKKYRSQHRLFVVEGEKVVTELLEAGMGPFKVFADDAILMGKFKDAEVVSSKVLKQMSSLTHPNGVLGVFYMTESQKDIVDDWVVVLDAVRDPGNLGTIIRLCDWFGVTQLVCSQDTVDCYNPKVLQATMGSIARVNIVYVDLEDYLRKTNLPVYGAYMDGETIYKSDLAEKGVLVMGNEANGISDEVSQFITKRISIPQFGAATAESLNVATATAIFLNEIRR; encoded by the coding sequence ATGGTTACAAAAAACCAAATTAAACTAGTTGTTAGCCTAAAGCAAAAAAAGTACCGATCTCAACATCGACTCTTTGTTGTTGAAGGAGAAAAGGTAGTAACGGAATTGCTGGAAGCAGGAATGGGGCCTTTTAAAGTTTTTGCTGATGATGCTATATTGATGGGGAAATTCAAAGATGCTGAAGTGGTCTCCTCCAAAGTTTTGAAGCAAATGAGCAGCCTGACCCACCCAAATGGTGTGTTGGGCGTTTTTTATATGACCGAATCCCAAAAAGACATTGTTGATGATTGGGTCGTGGTGCTGGATGCCGTTAGGGACCCAGGTAATTTAGGAACCATTATCCGGCTTTGTGATTGGTTTGGGGTAACACAACTGGTATGCTCACAAGATACGGTGGATTGTTACAACCCTAAAGTATTGCAGGCCACCATGGGTTCCATTGCTCGGGTGAACATTGTTTATGTTGATTTGGAAGATTATTTGCGAAAAACAAATCTTCCTGTTTATGGTGCTTACATGGATGGTGAAACCATTTACAAATCTGATTTGGCGGAAAAAGGAGTTTTAGTGATGGGCAACGAAGCCAATGGCATTTCTGACGAAGTGAGTCAATTCATCACCAAAAGAATTTCCATTCCCCAATTTGGTGCGGCCACAGCTGAAAGTTTGAACGTAGCCACGGCAACCGCCATTTTTTTGAATGAAATACGAAGGTAA
- a CDS encoding porin family protein produces MKNLLILFGLLVVTNTTAQFGGDPILNLQNEDKKFLNWGYYLGFNQYDFQFEYKDDIGKDILVDKSFGFNVGLIGELRINEFLDARFEPGLLYTSRTLGFPGFTSQVDALREVRSTYIRFPLLIKASTRRIGNWKPFIVGGVYASINLGSNEDSLDDNSSGQFRMKQNVYGYELGFGIDFYTEYFKFTPSIRGVFALTDELVPDEDPNSPWTGNINTMRTRGIFINFTFE; encoded by the coding sequence ATGAAAAATCTCCTTATCCTTTTTGGACTTCTAGTAGTAACAAACACCACTGCCCAATTTGGAGGCGATCCCATTTTAAATCTTCAGAACGAGGATAAGAAATTTTTGAACTGGGGGTATTATCTGGGGTTTAACCAATACGACTTTCAATTTGAATACAAGGATGATATTGGTAAAGATATATTGGTGGACAAAAGTTTTGGTTTTAATGTAGGATTGATTGGAGAACTTAGGATCAATGAGTTTTTGGATGCCCGTTTTGAACCCGGCCTGCTCTACACTTCCAGAACCCTTGGTTTCCCAGGCTTTACCTCCCAGGTTGATGCGCTACGCGAAGTGCGTTCAACCTACATAAGATTCCCTTTACTGATCAAGGCCAGCACCCGAAGAATTGGAAACTGGAAACCATTTATTGTCGGCGGAGTGTATGCTTCCATCAATTTAGGGAGCAATGAGGATAGCCTAGATGATAACAGTAGTGGACAATTCCGAATGAAGCAAAATGTGTATGGGTATGAATTGGGTTTTGGAATTGATTTTTACACCGAGTACTTTAAGTTTACACCATCTATTCGCGGTGTTTTTGCCCTTACGGACGAATTGGTTCCGGATGAGGATCCCAACAGTCCTTGGACTGGGAACATCAACACAATGCGCACCCGGGGCATCTTCATCAATTTTACGTTTGAATAG
- the ubiE gene encoding bifunctional demethylmenaquinone methyltransferase/2-methoxy-6-polyprenyl-1,4-benzoquinol methylase UbiE, with protein MSKKVTPYKESELGKKDQVRQMFDNISGNYDGLNRVISFGTDVKWRKRIVAFLKDKSPNSILDIATGTGDLAIAMAKTGAKKIVGLDLSPGMLEVGKTKVSNKKLQDTIEMVVGDSENLPFEDNSFDAITVAFGVRNFEDLEKGLEEIYRVLKPKGHFVVLETSVPTKTPFKQGYKIYTKYVLPTIGKLFSKDRSAYKYLSESASVFPHGEAFNNILKKIGFIGVENKPQTMGVASIYVASK; from the coding sequence ATGTCAAAAAAGGTGACGCCCTATAAAGAATCCGAGCTTGGCAAAAAGGACCAGGTAAGGCAAATGTTCGATAATATATCTGGAAATTACGACGGCCTTAACCGTGTTATTTCCTTTGGAACCGATGTTAAATGGCGTAAGCGCATCGTAGCTTTTTTAAAGGACAAATCGCCCAATTCCATTTTGGACATCGCCACCGGTACGGGCGATCTTGCCATTGCCATGGCAAAGACCGGGGCCAAAAAAATCGTTGGTCTGGACCTATCTCCCGGCATGTTGGAAGTGGGCAAAACCAAAGTATCCAACAAAAAATTACAGGATACCATTGAAATGGTGGTGGGAGACAGCGAAAACCTTCCTTTTGAGGACAATTCCTTTGACGCGATCACCGTGGCCTTTGGGGTAAGAAATTTTGAAGATTTGGAAAAAGGACTGGAAGAAATTTATCGTGTACTAAAACCAAAGGGGCATTTTGTAGTTCTCGAAACTTCCGTTCCTACCAAAACCCCTTTTAAACAAGGATATAAAATATATACAAAGTATGTTTTGCCCACTATAGGCAAACTTTTTTCCAAGGACAGGTCGGCCTACAAATATTTAAGTGAATCGGCTTCTGTTTTCCCCCATGGCGAGGCTTTCAACAATATTTTGAAGAAAATTGGGTTTATAGGTGTAGAGAACAAACCACAGACCATGGGTGTAGCATCCATTTATGTCGCTTCAAAATAG